The window CGTACGCCGTGCGCCTGGATTCGGTGTCGAAGGTGTACGGGTCGGGTAAGGCCGCGGTCCGCGCGCTCGACGCGGTTACGGCGGAGTTCCCGCGTGGCACGTTCACCGCAGTCATGGGCCCGTCCGGGTCCGGCAAGAGCACGTTCCTGAACTGCGCGGCCGGTCTGGACCGGCCGACGTCGGGCCGGGTCGTGCTGGGTGGCACGGAGCTGTCCGGCCGCTCCGAGACCGAGCTGACCGAGCTGCGCCGGGACCGGATCGGGTTCGTCTTCCAGGCGTACAACCTGCTCGGTGCGCTGACCGTCGCGGACAACGTCACGCTGCCGATCCGGTTGGCCGAGAAGCCGGTCGATCCCGGGCAACTGGCGGCCGTACTCGCCGCCGTCGGGCTCGCCGAGTTCGCCGACCGCCGCCCGAGCCAGCTCTCCGGGGGCCAGCAGCAGCGGGTGGCGATCGCCCGCGCGCTCGTCACCCGGCCCGACCTGGTGTGCGCCGACGAACCGACCGGCGCGCTGGACAGCCGCAGCGGCCGTCAGGTCCTCGCCCTGCTCCGGACGATCGTCGACGACCTCGGCCAGACCGTGCTGATGGTCACGCACGACCCGGTCGCGGCCGCGCACGCCGACACCGCGGTGTTCCTCGCCGACGGCCGGCTGGCCGGCGCGATGACCCGGCCGTCCGCGGAGCAGATCGCCGAGCGCATGACCCACCTGGGGGACGCGTGAAGCGGCGCATGCTGGCGCTGGCCTGGAGCACGGTCCGGGGGCGGAAGGGCGGGTTCGTCGCGGCGTTCGTCGCGGTGCTGTCCGGCTCGGCGGTGATCACGGCCTGCGGAATCCTGCTGGAGAGCAGCGAGCGCTCGGGCGTGCCGACCGAGCGCTACCGAGCCGCCGACCTGGTAGTGGGCGCCCGGCAGGCGCTGCCGGTCGACGACGACGTGGATCCCCGGTTCCGCGAGCGGGCCACCCTGCCGGCCCAGCTCGTCGGGGACCTCGCGCGCGTGCCCGGCGTCCGGGCGGCGATCCCCGACGTGAACGTCCCGGTGAGCCTCGTGACGGCGGACGGCGAGGTGCTCGCCGGGCCGGACCGCGCCCCCGCGCTCGGGCACGGTTGGAAATCGGCCGTGCTCGGCGCGTTCACCACGACCGCCGGGCGGGCGCCGGCCCGGCCCGACGAGGTGGTCCTGGACTCGGCGCTGGCGCAGCGGGCCGGCGTGGCCGTCGGCGCGTCGATCCGGCTCGCGGTCGGCTCGGCTCCGTCGACCTACCGGGTGACCGGCATCGCGACTCCGCGCGGCGGCGACCTCGCCCGGCAATCCGCGGTGTTCGTCACCGACGACCGGGCCCGGGAGCTGACCGGGCAACCCGACCGGGTGGACGCGATCGGCGTGCTGGCCGCGCCCGGCGTCGGTACCGACGAGCTGGCGCGCGCGATCGAGGCGGCGGCTCCCGGGGTGACCGTCTACACCGGCCGGAGCCGGAGCGAGGTGGAGTTCCCCGACATCGGCAGCACGCGGTCGTTCCTCAGCGAGCTGTCGCTGGCGTTCGGCGGCAGCATGGTGCTGGTCATCATGGTCGTCGTAGCGAGCACGCTCGCCCTCTCGGTTCGGCAGCGGCTGCGGGAGCTGGCGCTGCTGCGGGCGATCGGCGCGACCCCGAAGCAGGTGCTCGGCATGATCGCCGCCGAGACCATGGTGGTGGGCGCGCTCGGGGCGGTGCTCGGCGTGATTCCGGGCATCGGGCTGAGCTTTCTGATCCGCGAGACGTTCGCCCGCCTCGGCGCGGTACCGGCCGACTTCGCGCTGTCGATCAGCCCGCTGCCGCTGCTCGTCGCGGTGGTGCTCTGCCTGATCGGCGCCCGGCTGGGCGGCTGGATCGCCGCCCGCCGCGCGGCCAAGCTCAAGCCGGTCGACGCGCTCGGCGAGGCCGCGCTGGAGCCGCCGAAGCTCGGGTGGTTCCGGGTGACCGTCGGCGTGCTCCTGATCCCCGCCGCGCTGGCCATGGCGCTCGTGCTGCCGCTGCGGTTACCCGGCGAAGGAGCCGTGGAGAGCGCGGCGTTCTCGGCGTTCCTGCTCGTCCTCGCCGTCGCGCTGCTGGGGCCTCGGCTGCTCGGCGGCGCCGTCACCGTGCTGGGCCCCTGGCTGAACCGTCGCTCCGGGGTGAGCGGGTTCCTCGCGTCCGCGAACGCGCACGCCAACTCCCGGCGGCTCGCCGCGGCGACCACTCCGCTGATCATGGGCATCACGCTCGCCGCCGGGCAGCTCTTCAGCGGAACGACCGCGAGCGCGGCCGCACAGGATCAGGCCGCGGACGGGCTGCGCGCGGACTACGTCGTCACCTCCTCGTCCGCCGGCGTCTCCCCGGAGGTCGCGGACGTGCTCCGGACCGTGCCCGGCGTCTCGGCGGTGACCCCGGTCGTCCGCACGCAGACGCTGGCGACGTTCGGGTCGCGGGACAGCCCGCAGCTCAGGGCCTACCCGGCGCAGGGAGTCGTCGGCGACCGGCTCGGCGAGACGATGGACCTCGCCGTGCTCGACGGGGACATCGCCGAGCTGCGCGGCAACACGGTGGCGCTGAGCCGGATCGCGGCGGGCACCCTCCAGGTCGCTCTCGGCGACACCGTCGAGCTCCATCTCGGCGACGGCACGCCGATCGAGCCCACGGTGGTCGCGCTCTACGAGAGAGGACTCGGCCTCGGCGACG of the Cryptosporangium minutisporangium genome contains:
- a CDS encoding ABC transporter ATP-binding protein; translation: MRTKKAPSSPHTVPSVPSPYAVRLDSVSKVYGSGKAAVRALDAVTAEFPRGTFTAVMGPSGSGKSTFLNCAAGLDRPTSGRVVLGGTELSGRSETELTELRRDRIGFVFQAYNLLGALTVADNVTLPIRLAEKPVDPGQLAAVLAAVGLAEFADRRPSQLSGGQQQRVAIARALVTRPDLVCADEPTGALDSRSGRQVLALLRTIVDDLGQTVLMVTHDPVAAAHADTAVFLADGRLAGAMTRPSAEQIAERMTHLGDA
- a CDS encoding ABC transporter permease, giving the protein MKRRMLALAWSTVRGRKGGFVAAFVAVLSGSAVITACGILLESSERSGVPTERYRAADLVVGARQALPVDDDVDPRFRERATLPAQLVGDLARVPGVRAAIPDVNVPVSLVTADGEVLAGPDRAPALGHGWKSAVLGAFTTTAGRAPARPDEVVLDSALAQRAGVAVGASIRLAVGSAPSTYRVTGIATPRGGDLARQSAVFVTDDRARELTGQPDRVDAIGVLAAPGVGTDELARAIEAAAPGVTVYTGRSRSEVEFPDIGSTRSFLSELSLAFGGSMVLVIMVVVASTLALSVRQRLRELALLRAIGATPKQVLGMIAAETMVVGALGAVLGVIPGIGLSFLIRETFARLGAVPADFALSISPLPLLVAVVLCLIGARLGGWIAARRAAKLKPVDALGEAALEPPKLGWFRVTVGVLLIPAALAMALVLPLRLPGEGAVESAAFSAFLLVLAVALLGPRLLGGAVTVLGPWLNRRSGVSGFLASANAHANSRRLAAATTPLIMGITLAAGQLFSGTTASAAAQDQAADGLRADYVVTSSSAGVSPEVADVLRTVPGVSAVTPVVRTQTLATFGSRDSPQLRAYPAQGVVGDRLGETMDLAVLDGDIAELRGNTVALSRIAAGTLQVALGDTVELHLGDGTPIEPTVVALYERGLGLGDVTLPHDVVLDHTTDRLDFAMLVAAAAGTDVGALGDTLRAAVRHLPTVSVDDRESFVAAQHDEVAGESAVGLVLNAVLLGYLAIAVVNTLVMATAARFREFALLQLVGATRGQVRAMMRGETRIIVVAAVLLGTLAAIPSLIGTSLGLTRTVLPSVPPLTYLGIVAVAALLGRAAVMTSARIAMRAQPVDAIGVRE